Below is a genomic region from Granulicella sp. L56.
GAGATTGTCGATGGAGGTCTCACGTCGTTACTTGCTATTGATGATCAGGTTAAGCTCAAGGAAGTGGCACATGGCACTCGATATTTTCAAGCAAGGCTAGAACCGGTATTTCTCGATGACGAACCCACGGGGAGTATCCTGGTTCTTGCTGATTTCACCAGGAGACGGCTGGCCGAACATGCCGCGCTCATGAATGAACGACTCGCTGCAACGGGACGGATGGCACATACAATTGCCCATGAGATCAACAATCCTCTCGAAGCAATCACGAATCTTCTTTTCCTACTGGGAAATCCCCGGACAGGCCCAAAGGAGGCCGCGGAATATCTCTCGTCAGCGGAACAAGAGGTGGCACGTGTTTCGCGGATAGCTAAGCAAATTTTGACCTTTCATCGAGAGTCTGCATCTCCGATTTCGGTTGACCTCGGTAATCTCATGGAAGATGTTCTCGCTCTAAATAACCGCGCAATTGTCGAGAAGAACCTAGAAGTGTGTAAGGAATGGAGTTCGGGTATCTGCGTCGAGGCCTTCCCTGCACAACTTCGTCAGGTATTTTCAAACATCTTGCGTAATGCTATCGACGCGTCCAAAAGTGGAGACAAAATCCGCATCAGGATCTCCCGCTCCTTCCTGGGACACGATTTGGTCGAGAGGGGTGCGAGGGTGACTATAGCCGATAGTGGGATCGGTATTCCGACAGAAAATATTGCCCGCGTCTTTGACGCATTTTTTACGACTAAAGAACTGAAGGGAACAGGTGTCGGTTTGTGGCTGAGTTCCACGATCGTCCAGGAACACAGAGGACGAATTCAACTCAAAACTAGTGTCAGGCCGGACGGCAGTGGCACCTCCGTTTCAGTTCTCCTCCCGACAGAGCGACAGTCCGCTCCTGGCTACGGTAATGGCAGTGGGACGGGCGAACCGTAATAAGAGCGAAAAGGAGAGCAAACCAAAGCAAAATTGCTGAGGTTAATATCGGCAAATTCAAAGCCGCCGGATGGCAAGGAATAATGACAGATGGGCAACAAGAGCGCACCCATGCACTCAAGCTCATGGGCTGTGACAAATGATGTGTCCCGCTAAGTTAGTTTCGCGGAAATCACTAAGCTGGAGGGAACGTGCGAATGCTTCAGATGCGGGACCAAAACAGGAAGCGCACAATCTACGTGCAGTTCGAGCGCGATCAAGGTCCAAGGAGCTCGGCCAGGGCCGATGTTCATGCACTAGATTTGGCAGGATAAGAATTTCCCCTTGTTCAACGCCCAAGATCTAATAGTGCGACAGGCCTCGCAAGTTGAAGATGCCTAAAATCAAGGTCCAGCCATGCTTAATCCGTAAGAGGCTTTCTTCTATAAGACAGGCTATGAAATTGGGCTACTAGCAATCATAAGTCAGGGTTCCAAAGCTAAACGACATGGCGACGTGGACAGAATTAATCGGTCATGCGGAATGACGTTCTTTTGTCGATGATGAGGGACATTTGTGGCTCGAACAGAACTTCTCCAAACGGTCAAAAGGGCGAAGTTCGCGCGCGGAGGCCGCCAAGAAGTTCGACAAGCCGACTGAAGATAATTCCAAGTTCAAGACAGGATCTTTTTAGCATCAATTCGCAAGGACGGTCGTTTCCTTCACGGCAGCGAAACACATCTCTGAAAAAGAGGAAGGAAAGATTACTTCGCCCGTGTTAGGCCCGAAAGCCGACTGCGACACTCATCGACAAAGCTGAGAAGCAAATACCGGACCAACCCACGCTACTTCTTCTTTGGATTGTGGAAGCTCCACCGGACCGACCACGGCCTCATAATATTGCCAACTTGTTTGCCACCTTCCTGCCACAGAACGGGACCGGCTGGACAGGGGAAGCCGTCCCTGGATTCATCTGAGAGGTTGGCCGCCAAAATGAGTTGGCGATCCGACTGCGCGTTCCAGAAACGAATAACGACTGCTCCAGCTCCAATTACTTCAAACATTCCCGCATAACCTTCCATCTCCCGAACATGAGGGATTACCGACCTCTTTCTGACTTCAAGGATGCGTCGATACCATTCCAGCCACTCGGCGTGAACCTCTTCCGTCGATTGAGCCCAGTCAAGCTTTGCCGATTGAAATGTTGCTTCGGCATTGGGATCCGGTATCCTTTCTCGCTGTTGTGGATCTTGAAATTCCGGGAAGTTCGTAAACTCCTCTCTTCGACCATTTCGAACAAGCTTACCCAGTTCGCCCTCAAAATCACAAAAGAAAGGAAAGGGCTGAGAGCTGCCCCACTCCTCGCCCATGAAGAGCATCGGGGTTTGAGGAAGAAGAAGATAGATTGCAGCGATCGCATGCACGGCCTCCGGGGAGGCAATCGCGTTGATGCGTTCACCAAAAGCTCGGTTACCAATTTGATCGTGGTTCTGCATGAAGGCAACGAACGCATCGGGCGGCAGGTGGGCAGACGGCTCTCCTCTTGATGTATTGCGAGCCCGCATCACCTCACCCTGAAACGCGAACCCTTCGGCCAGAGCACGGCCGAGTTTCTCCGTATCGTTTTTGTAGTCTCCATAGTAGCCACTCGATTCGAGGGTCGCAGCAGTATGAAGGACGTGATGCATATCGTCGTTCCATTGCGCTGTAAATGAAGCGGGCTCGCCGCGCTCGTTCCGACTCAGTCGAGAGGCTTGATTGTCTTCGTTTTCGAGAAGCAAATGGACGGGACGGGGAAAAGCCGCGGCGCGAACTCGCTCTGCCAGCTCGTCCAAAATGTGCCTCGAGCTATCGTCTTTGATGGCATGCACAGCGTCCAAGCGCAGGCCGTCGAGGTTGAATTCTTCAATCCAATAGAGCGCATTGTGAATAATGAATTCGCGCACAGCTTCACTGCCGTCATTGTCATAATTCACGGCATCGCCCCAAGGCGTTTTGTGGCGATCGGTAAAGATCTGTGGGGCATACGAGGGAATGACATTCCCGTCAGGCCCGAAGTGGTTATAGACCACGTCCAATATAACCATCAGGCCGCGTAAGTGTGCAGCCTCAATCAAGGCCTTGAAGTCCTCTGGCCTTCCATAAGACGAATCGGGAGCATAGAGGAAAACCCCGTCATACCCCCAGTTCCGCTTGCCTGGAAAGTCTGCAACCGGCATGATCTCGATAGCAGTCACTCCGAGTTGTACCAGATGGTCGAGTTTTTCGATTGCAGCCAGAAATGTACCATCCTCTGTGAACGCGCCAATATGCAGCTCATAGAGGACAGCGTCAGACCAGGGGCGGCCTCGCCATGCCGAGTCCTGCCATCGATATGCTGTGGGACTAATTACTTCGCTTGGCCCGTGTACATCCCCCGGCTGAAAGCGTGAGGCCGGATCTGGCACTAGCGTTCCATCTGGAAGTAGGAATCGGTAAAGCGTTCCCTCGCCCGCTTCATGAGTGAGCTCGTACCAGCCTCCGGGCTCTGCCGAAAAGGGAATGGCTTGATCATGGCCTTCGACGCTTAAGGATAGGGATTCTACCGCAGGTGCCCACACTCGAAATCGAACCTTACCATCAGGCCGGATTTCTGCGCCAGCTGGCATGTGGTGAATACGTGTTGTATTTGAGTTCAACGATGACGAGGTTGACTCCTCGAATTCAAACGAGGAGATTGGTGGAGTTGAAGCCATAGCCCCTCCTTAACGATCTACATGACTGGCAAAATCTCTGACTTCCAATTCACTAATTTGGTTGGCTGCGCAACTGTAAGATTTGTGCCAGCCTACGAGCATCTTCATCGAAAGAGGCCAGCTAATCTGCTGCCGCATCGCTGAGCAGCTTCAACGATCTGCCGCCAATGATTATCTTGTCGGCCACGGTCATTTTTACAAACGGATCTTCCACGTTTTCCGTATCGATCACCTGAAGCCAAGGTCTTCCTGCAGGCGATGATGGAAGGGAGAATTCGACGCCATCCTGAGCCGCATTGACGACAAGGATGAAGCTGTCATCCTGAATGGGTACGCCTCCTTCGTCGACGGCCTGGAGCGTCTGGCCGTTAAGGAGGATCGCGATCGATCGGTTCCATGTCGTATTCCAAACCTCGTCCGAAACTTGGTTGCCATCGGTATTGAACCAGGCTATATCCTGCACGAGGATATTTTCTCCTTTTTTGCGAATCTCGCGGTCCTGAAAAAACTTACGACGATGAAGATTCGGGTGTGCAAGTCGAAAGTGAATGAGTTTGCCCGTAAAATCAAGCAGACGTTTGCGCGGCTCGTCGAGATTCCAGTCATGCCAGGTAAGTTCATTGTCCTGGCAGTAGCAGTTATTATTTCCGCACTGCGAACGGGCTATATCATCCCCCCCGTTCAACATGGGTACACCTTGCGAGAGCATGAGCGTGGCTAGGAAGTTGCGCATCTGACGCTCGCGTAAGCGATTTACGTCTTCATTGTCTGTCGGACCTTCTGCTCCCATATTCCAGGAGTCGTTATCGTTCGTGCCGTCCTTGTTGTCGTCCTTGTTCGCTTCATTGTGTTTCTCGTTGTAGCTGACGAGATCGGCGAGGGTGAATCCATCATGTGCGGTGAGAAAGTTAATGCTTGCGTATGGTTTGCGACCGTCGAACTGATACAGATCACTTGAGCCGGTCAGTCGATTGGCGAAGTCGGAAAGTTGGCCCGGATCACCCTTCCAAAAGCGGCGCATGGTATCGCGATATTTTCCATTCCATTCCGCCCAAAGAACAGGAAACTGCCCGACCTGATATCCGCCTTCGCCTACATCCCATGGTTCCGCGATCAGTTTCACATCCGCCAGCGTGGGATCCTGGTGAATGGTGTCAAAGAAAGACGAAAGCCGGCTCACATCGTGCAGCTCGCGGGCAAGCGTCGCGGCTAAGTCGAAACGAAAGCCGTCCACGTGCATCTCTGTCACCCAATAGCGTAGCGAGTCCATGAGCATCTTCAAAACCTGCGGATTGCGGACATTGAGGGTGTTTCCTGTGCCTGTGTAGTCCATGTAGTAGCGGGGATTGTCCTGCACCGACCTGTAGTAGGTGCTATTGCATATTCCCTTCCAACTCAACATGGGACCCATGTGATTGCCTTCACAGGTGTGGTTATAGACGACGTCGAGGATTACCTCGATTCCGGCAGCATGGAAGGTCTTTATCATTGCCTTAAATTCGTTGACTTGTCCGCCTGCATCGCCCGACGAACTGTATCGCGACATCGGAGCGAAATAGCCGAGAGTGTTATACCCCCAGTAGTCGGCCAGATCCTTTTCAACGAGGTGACCCTCGTCAATAAAGTGATGCACAGGCAGAAGCTCAACGGCCGTCACTCCAAGCTTCTTGAAATAATCGATGCTCGATGCATGGGCTAATCCTGCGTAGGTACCGCGAATCTCTTTGGGAACCGCTGGATTTTGTGTACTGAAGCCCTTGACGTGAACCTCGTAGATGACCGAATCAGCAAGTGAGGTCTCAGGAGGGCAGTCGTCGCCCCAGTCGAATCGGGTGTCGACCACAACGCTTTTCGGGACCCCATCCGCGCTGTCCTGAGTGTCCATCTTCAAATCGTCCCCAGAAAGCACATCGTATGGGAATATGGGTGCCTTCCAGTTGACCTTTCCCGAGATTGCTTTGGCGTATGGATCGAGAAGCAGCTTGTTGCGGTTGAAGCGATGGCCTTTTTCTGGCTCCCATGAACCATCGATCCTGTAACCGTAAAGTTGGCCCGGCTCGATTCCGCGAACGAAGCCATGCCAAACGAACGCAGTTCGCTCCCGCAGAGGAATGCAATCGATCTGTTTACCTTTGACGTCGAAGAGACACAGGTCGACTCGCGTGGCATCTTGCGAAAAAATCGCAAAGTTTGTTCCCTTGCTTGAGACGGTAGCGCCTAGTGGATAAGGACGACCAGGAAGGAGTGTGTAACCCATATGCCCTCGGATGTAGATTGCGAATTATTTGAAAGCGTGTTGCGAAGTGAAAAGTCAAGTTTCAGAAAGCCGCATGCCGCATGCGGCGAACGCCCATGTCCTAATTTGACGTTGCCAGTGAGGACTCTCTTTCTCCAACTACGGATGCAAGGGTGAGAGTGCTAATCTTTATTTGTTGATCCTGCTACCTGAAGATCATTCGTCACCTTGAAAACGCCAAATACGGAATTGGCGCGAATGTTCGCAGCATCTTTGTCGGCTTTGTTGTCGACCACTCCATATAAGGTGACATTTCCGTTCTGAACAGAGATACGAATCGGCTTCGCGGGGTCCATGGCGTATTTATTGAGCGAAGGAAACCCATAGATGCTTCGGAATACCTGGAGTCTGATGCGATCGTCCATAGGCGAGAGGGGGTCAACCTGAATCTCATTGATTACATCTTTTACCCCCGGCGTATTGGCCGCTACGGCTGCCGCCGAATCAGCGTCCACTGGGCCGTAAGCATGCCCGGTCAGTGTCACGGCTCCGTTCTGAACATTTACAGCGATGGCATTGAAGGGCGTAGTTCCGTAACCGACCCGATCGTAAGAAATAGCTTTCACTAACTTCTGTTCCAATTCGCCGTCGGGGATTTGCGGTCCAGCTACCTCAATGTTGTTCCGTACCGCTTGGACTCCCTTGATGCGATGAACACGCCTGTCAGCTTCTTCTTTGAGATCGAACACTTCTACGGTGCCCGTCAGTGTGGCAACGCCATCGTTGAGGGACACGTGGATATTCTTCAGTTTCGACTTGTTCAAGGCTTTATTGATAATTTCACTTTGTAGAGTCGCATCGCTTTGGGAAGATTGGGCCACCGCCGCGACCGAAGCGAAGATAGATCCCGCAAGCAATAGAACAAAAGGCAAGTGGGTGATGAACTTCGTCTTTGTTATTCGCATTGGTTTGATTCTCCTGGATTGTTTCTCGAACCTTCGACCATTTACGCGTCGAACGTGCGCAAAGGTTATGACTTCGGCATCGCCTCTTTAGATGTATGTGAGACAAAGAATAATCGACGACACTTCTGTCGGATTGCAGACGTTGCTTAATGTGGGGCTGAACACGGCAAGCGAACCCATGGTGCCTCGGATTCATCACGAGCAAAAACGATTGAGAGGCAAGCAATTACGCGTGAAGGCCGATAGCAGGAAAACTGACGCGAGGCCGGCGAATCAAGTGCAGGCACCGACCGCAACTATTGCGAGACGGTATATCTTGGGAATGATCATCACGTTTCGTGATCGAGGGCGCGGTTCGAGAGCGAAGTAACCTATAGCGGGGTCCGACCTCCGGTCGCACCATATATCTCACCCGAAACATAGCTCGCGTCGGCAGAAGCGAGGAATACGAATAGCTTCGCCAATTCGATTGGCTGGGCAGGCCGCTTGAACAAGGTATTTTCACCAAATGATTTCACCTTCGCGGCGGGCATCGTTGAAGGGATGAGCGGAGTCCATACTGGCCCCGGCGCCACGGCATTAACGCGAACTCCTCGCTTGGCAGCAAGTTTGGCCAGACTCTTGGTCATGTTCGCAATCGCCGCCTTTGTAGCGGCATAGGCGACCAGTTGCTCTCCGGGCTCAAATGCTTGAATGGACGTTGTGTTGATAATCGAGGCGCCTGGCTTCATTTTAGGTAATGCTGCCTGGGTGAGGAAGAATGTGCCAAAGACATTTGTCCGAAAGGTATGCTCGAATTCTTCGGCCGGAATCTCTTCGATGCTGTCATGAGTCATCTGAAACCCGGCATTGTTCACGAGAATGTCCAGATGGCCAAATTCCTTGATTGCGGCGGCAACCAGAGCCCTTGCGTAGTCGATCGAACCTATATCTCCGGGGAGGCGAACTGCCTTTCTTCCCATCTCATGAATCACAATAGAAACCTCGAGCGCATCCTTTTCTTCCTCCGGCAGGTAAGAGAGCACGACGTCCGCACCTTCTTTTGCGAACGCAATTGCTGTCGCACGGCCGATGCCACTGTCTGCGCCTGTAATGATCGCAGCCTGTCCCGCCAGCCTCCCCGTTCCGATATAGCTGTTTTCGCCGTGATCCGCCGGTGGATTCAACCATTTAACAGATCCGGGGTGGTCTTGTTTTTGATCGGGAAACGGAGGCTTCGGCCCCTCATCGCGGGGATCAGGATTCGTAGACATATTTTCTCCAGACAGTAGGCAGCTGTTAGAGGCGGCGGAGGTTGGAAAAGGTAGCTCAGTCCCCCTCAGATCGGAATGTGCGATGACCGTCTCACTCAATTTCATTCCAGTTCATGCAAGTGTGAGTTGCATGCATGAGGGACGAATAGGTTCATATGACCAAGTCACCACTTTATGGCTGGCCTCCGCCACCACCAGCGCCATAGATATTTCCGGTGGTGTAGCTGGCGTCGTTCGCTGCCAGCTGCACATAGATGCTGGCCAGCTCGGCTGGTTGTCCCGCACGGCGTAACGGATAGGTTTCGCCGAAGTGAATCAAGTGATCCTGAGTGGCTCCGCCTGAGACCTGCAGAGGCGTCCAGATGGGTCCGGGAGCAACACCATTCACACGAATCCCCTTAGGACCGAACTGCTTGGCTAGGGATTTCACGTAGTTCATGGTCGCAGCCTTGGTTTGAGCGTAGTCATACAGATTGCCTGCAGGATCGTAGGCTTGCTCGGAGGTTGTGGCAATGATGCACGAGCCCGGTTGCAGGTGTGGGAGTGCTGCCTTGATGATCCAGAAGGGAGCATAGATATTGGTCTTCATAGTAGCATCGAAGGCTTCTGTCGTAAGCTGAAGAAGATCTTCGCATTGTTGCTGGCGGCCAGCGTTAGACACTAGGATGTCTAGCCCACCAAGTGCGGCGATGGCCTTGGTCACGAGCGCTTTGCAATAGCCCTCTTCGCGGAGATCACCCGGTATTGGAATTGCTTTGCGGCCCTCGGCTTTGATTAATTGGATCACCTCGCGAGCATCCGGCTCCTCGCTGGGGAAATAGCTGATGACAACATCAGCACCTTCCCTCGCATAAGCAATAGCAGCAGCGCGTCCCATACCGAGTCTCCGCCTGTTATAAGGGCTTTGCGTCCCATGAGCCGACCCGACCCTTTGTAGCTCGTCTCGCCGTGGTCCGGACGAGGATTCATCTTACCGGCGAGGCCTGGCCATGGTTGAGATTGTCCCGGATAGGGTGGCTTTGGGTATTTCGATGTGAGGTCGACAAAGGGCGCTGTAGTATTAGCGTTAGCTGTCTGAGCCTGCGCATTTGGAATTGCGGACGTGATTGCCGCTCCCGCAATGCCCGCACCCAGATGCGTGACGAGATCGCGGCGTGAAATTGGGTTTTCAGGACTCATTCAATATCTCCATGTATCGACGAAAGTGCAACGTCACTACCTATGCTGCGGTTTCCGCCCATGGATCGATCACGATCTTGGTCACATTTTCTTTCTTGTCTCGCCACACCTTGTACATTTCGGGTGCCTGCTCAAGTGTGATGCGGTGGGAGATGATGTAACTCGGATCGATCTGTCCTTTCTCAATTCGCTCAAGCAACGGCTTCATGTAGTTATGCATGTTGGTCTGACCCATCTTCATGGTGATGCCTTTGCCAAAGGCCGCCCCGAACGGCACTTTATCGAGAAGGCCACCATATACTCCAGGCACTGACAGCGTGCCGCCCTTACGTACAGCCTGAATAGCTTGTCGAAGTACGCTCGGTCGGTCTGTCTCCATCAACAGAGCCACTTTGACCTTGTCGTAGGTTCCTTGAAGCTGAGCCGAATGGGCTTCGAGGCCCACAGCGTCGATGCAGGCATCCGGGCCAATTCCGCCGGTCAGATCCTTGAGCGCAGTTAAGACACTGACATCCTCTTCGGAGTAGTCGACCGTAATTGCGCCAAGACTTCGCGCCATCGCGAGTCGTTCCGGCAGGCGATCGATCGCAACCACCCTTGCGGCGCCCAGCATAAATGCGCTGGCGATTGCGAACTGCCCCACTGGGCCACAACCCCAGACGGCAATGGTATCGCCAGGTTGGATCTGGGCATTCTCCGCCGCCATATAGCCAGTCGGGAAGATATCGGAGAGGAATAAGACCTTCTCATCGGGAAGATCGCTCTCAATCTTCAATGGCCCCACGTTCGCGAATGGAACACGCGCGTATTGTGCCTGGCCGCCGGCATAGCCTCCCATCATATGGGAGTAGCCGAAGAGTCCCGAGCCGGAATATCCATAAGCCGCTTCCATCAGGTGGGCATTCGGATTGCTGTTGTCGCAGGCAGCCCAGATCTTCTTCTTACAGAAGAGACAGTTGCCGCAGGCAATAGTGAAGGGCACAACTACTCTATCTCCTCGATGTAGGTTGGTGACATCTTTCCCCACTTCTTCGACGAGACCCATGAACTCGTGGCCCAGTATGTCTCCTGATTCCATCGTAGGAATGAACCCATCGTAGAGATGCAGGTCGGAGCCGCAGATGGCGGTCCGCGTAATTTTGATTATCGCGTCATGCGGATTCAAGAGCTGAGGATCAGCCACGGTAAGAGTCTCCACTTTGCTTTTTCCCATCCAACAAACAGCCTTCATAAATCCCCCCAATTTTGGTAATCAGAAATGAATAGGTCTAGCTCGCGATTCGATTTGAACCTGGAGGCGTTGGGACTGTCTCCCCATAGGTCGATGCCTTCATCTTTCCTATTAGGCCGCGGTCTTCATGGGGCTGCCCCTGATTCCTTGGAATTTCGCCGGTCTCAGCGAGAGCCTTGAAATGCCGAAGATTCTCAATCACGGCTTGTTTCGGATTGCGGCCTACAAAGGTCTCCCAGACGCTAGCCAGTTTTCCCATGCGGAATTCCTGAAGCACAGTTACTATGGTGCCCCGGCCACCGGGAGCGTCCTCAAAGATGACCTCCCCGGCATTGTCCGAGTCGCCGCCAATGGACCGCCATGCGATCCGCTTACCCGGTTCGTCTGCCAGGACTTCGGAATCCCATTCAATTGTTTTGTCGTCCGCCTTCATGACCCAATGCGATGTTCTGTCACCGGTTATGACAACCTGCGTGATCTGTTCTTGCCAGGACGGCGCGTCTTCAACGTTGCGCCACTTTGTATACAAGCTTTTCGGGTCCGCTTGAATCAGCGCGGACGTTCTTACCCAGAGCTTGCCATCTTTGTCTTCTGGCGGCGGCACGTAGCGTCCCTCAATAATCATGCCGGCGGCTCCGGTGACGGGCAACTCTTCCGCATACGGCTTTTCCTTCAGTGCATGGGACATCGCGATCTCCTTTGCGTATCCGTGCAACACAGTCTTTGGATTCGTCTCGGGCTTGCTCGCAGACGTACTGACATAGACGCATAAATGCTCGGTCGCGTGGTCTGGTATTAAAGGATCAGAGGCCCGTCTATGACTGGCCTCTGATGTGGTCTGGTTTTGGTGTTGTTACTTCTCGGAGTTAGGCTTTGCCATCTTCTCGTGCATAGCGCCCTTGACGTTTCCGGGTGTCAAATTGGCGAGCGCCCCTTCTAACTTTGTCTTAAGCGATGCCGCATAGACGTGGTCTTTGCCCGCTAGCAGCGCATCGATACCCTGGCGAGCTACATCGTCCGGTTGGCTCTCGGACTTCCCCTTCTGTCCAACTTCTGTGTCATCCATACCCGCGCGATGAAAGAAATCGGTGTCGGTGGGACCCGGTTGGAGTGCGGTGACAGTGATGCCGGAGTCTTTCAGCTCATATCGAAGGCTATGGGCAAAGGACAAAACAAATGCTTTGGTCGCAGCATAAACGGCTTCCCGCGGCGCAACCATCTCACCTGCAATCGAAGCCGTGAATAAAATGTTCCCGGCACCAAGCTCTGTCATCTGGCGTACGACGTGCTTCGCCAGTTGAACCGTGCCGGCGCAATTGAGTTCCACCATATTGAGTTCGGCATCGAGAGCTGTCTCGTTGAAAAGACCGCCCACGCCAACTCCTGCGTTGATACAGGCAATGTCGAGTGGACGACCGAGTGATTGCACTTGTGCCCACAGCTGATCTATCCCTTCCCTGGTTGCCAGATCAGCATTCACTTCAACGACCTGATGTCCGCGGCTCCGAATGTCCTCTGCCGCTCCGGCCAGCCTATCCCCAGCAGAAGCAATGACGACGTCATAGCCGCTGTTTGCCAACTCCTTTGCTAACTCGAGACCGATTCCGCTCGATGCACCTGTAACTAAAGCCAACTTGTCATCCATAACATCTGCTCCTGCCGCTCATATGCGTGCGATCATTCCACGCAGTCTGATGCAGGCGCATCCTGAGAGGATTGTCTGAGGCAAGCAGGGTCGTCAGGAAGGAAGCGATTCGCTAGAGCCGGCTTCGTCCTCGTCCAAAGAGCAGGTAGATGACTACCAACGCAAGAATGAGACTGATGCCGCCGCCACCGTAGTAGCCGATTCCGGGACCCATGTAGTAGCCGCCACCGCCGAAGAGAAGTAACAAGATGATGAGAATCACTATGAGAGGCATGGGCGAAAGTCTAGCACGGGTCGTCGAAACATAGCGATGTGTCCTGTGATGGATCCTCGACATGGCGTCTCTATAGGTCTTTTTCTCTGTAGCGAGGAATTGGCATCGTAGTTAAAGTACGCAGCACGCAAACTCAGACAGAGGTTTTTAGCTATGTATCATCACGTCAAAAAGTTGATGTATACCGTCAACATCGGGGAGCCGGACGTCCGGTTCGGCAACATGTTGCTTGAGCAATTTGGCGGCGCCAACGGGGAGTTAGCCGCGGCAATGCAATACACGATCCAGGGATGGAACTGCGTCGACGATCTCGGCCGCCGTGACCTCTTGCTCGACATCGGGACTGAAGAACTCAGTCATCTTGAAGTCGTGGGGGCTTTGATTCGGATGCATCTCAAGCCGCTCAAGACGGATCGCGAAGCTGCGGAAGCAGATCCCTTGGTCACGATTGCTGGGGGAGGCGGGGTGAACCTATTTGACTCCATGGGAAACGCATGGACCGCAATTATCTCAAGATCACTGGTGAACTGGACGTCGACCTTCGGAGCAACATCGCGGCTGAAGCGCGGGCAAAGATCGTGTACGAGCGCTTGATCGATCACACTGACGATCCCGGGTCCATCGATACCCTCCAATTCTTGATGACCCGAGAGATTACTCACATGAAGGCGTTCCAGGCTGCATTAGACAGCATGGAGAAACAGCCATTCTCCATCGGGATGCTGAAGCCCACCCCGGGCATTGTGGATGAATACTTCAATGGATCTACCGGCGATGGTCCTGAGGGCGACAGCGATATGCGTGGGCCGTGGACGTCATCCTTTGGCCTCCATCCTGTCGAATCTCAAATCGTAGGAGGGAAGGGTCTTTCCGTCGGCGATATCAATGGAAAGATTGCAGGGGAGGATCGCGGGAATCAGGACGCAGCTCAGAAGGCCGCAACTTCCCCTGGCAACGAAGCGATTGGTAAGGCAAAAGCCGCTAAAGGAGCGGACGCAAAGGATACCTCTCCGAAGAAACACTCTTGATCTGTCAAGAGTTTAGTCAAGGACGAAACGATGAGCGCCGCTATAGCAGTACCCTACATGGAAAAGCCCTCTTCAACTTCGAAGAGGGCCAGTCAAGTCCATGTACTGCTATAGCTTCTTCTTAAGGTCGTATGCCATATTTTTGTGCGCCGCCACAGCAGTCTTGCCTTTAAGCACCGCAGTACGAAACTTTACATCCTTCGTATCCTTAGCTTCAGTTGTAAATGCGCTGAGCGCTTTGGAGTGGTCTGTCACCATTTGGCTCATGTATTCCTTGTCGAAGTCAGCGCCTGAGAGTCCGTTGAGCTTATCCAGCT
It encodes:
- a CDS encoding ATP-binding protein, which gives rise to MPKDAILVVDDRPANRYTVAHALKRAGYDVIEAETGTEALELAKQIPSAILLDVKLPDILGYDVCRRLKANPRTSHIPVLQLSAAFVDNESRVYALESGADAYLTQPVEPNVLVATVRSLVKTHEAESLAKLRSKQWQATFDALSEGVAVLDESGKILRCNRAMSELLELSYAEIEGRMLGEIVDGGLTSLLAIDDQVKLKEVAHGTRYFQARLEPVFLDDEPTGSILVLADFTRRRLAEHAALMNERLAATGRMAHTIAHEINNPLEAITNLLFLLGNPRTGPKEAAEYLSSAEQEVARVSRIAKQILTFHRESASPISVDLGNLMEDVLALNNRAIVEKNLEVCKEWSSGICVEAFPAQLRQVFSNILRNAIDASKSGDKIRIRISRSFLGHDLVERGARVTIADSGIGIPTENIARVFDAFFTTKELKGTGVGLWLSSTIVQEHRGRIQLKTSVRPDGSGTSVSVLLPTERQSAPGYGNGSGTGEP
- the treZ gene encoding malto-oligosyltrehalose trehalohydrolase, giving the protein MASTPPISSFEFEESTSSSLNSNTTRIHHMPAGAEIRPDGKVRFRVWAPAVESLSLSVEGHDQAIPFSAEPGGWYELTHEAGEGTLYRFLLPDGTLVPDPASRFQPGDVHGPSEVISPTAYRWQDSAWRGRPWSDAVLYELHIGAFTEDGTFLAAIEKLDHLVQLGVTAIEIMPVADFPGKRNWGYDGVFLYAPDSSYGRPEDFKALIEAAHLRGLMVILDVVYNHFGPDGNVIPSYAPQIFTDRHKTPWGDAVNYDNDGSEAVREFIIHNALYWIEEFNLDGLRLDAVHAIKDDSSRHILDELAERVRAAAFPRPVHLLLENEDNQASRLSRNERGEPASFTAQWNDDMHHVLHTAATLESSGYYGDYKNDTEKLGRALAEGFAFQGEVMRARNTSRGEPSAHLPPDAFVAFMQNHDQIGNRAFGERINAIASPEAVHAIAAIYLLLPQTPMLFMGEEWGSSQPFPFFCDFEGELGKLVRNGRREEFTNFPEFQDPQQRERIPDPNAEATFQSAKLDWAQSTEEVHAEWLEWYRRILEVRKRSVIPHVREMEGYAGMFEVIGAGAVVIRFWNAQSDRQLILAANLSDESRDGFPCPAGPVLWQEGGKQVGNIMRPWSVRWSFHNPKKK
- the glgX gene encoding glycogen debranching protein GlgX, giving the protein MGYTLLPGRPYPLGATVSSKGTNFAIFSQDATRVDLCLFDVKGKQIDCIPLRERTAFVWHGFVRGIEPGQLYGYRIDGSWEPEKGHRFNRNKLLLDPYAKAISGKVNWKAPIFPYDVLSGDDLKMDTQDSADGVPKSVVVDTRFDWGDDCPPETSLADSVIYEVHVKGFSTQNPAVPKEIRGTYAGLAHASSIDYFKKLGVTAVELLPVHHFIDEGHLVEKDLADYWGYNTLGYFAPMSRYSSSGDAGGQVNEFKAMIKTFHAAGIEVILDVVYNHTCEGNHMGPMLSWKGICNSTYYRSVQDNPRYYMDYTGTGNTLNVRNPQVLKMLMDSLRYWVTEMHVDGFRFDLAATLARELHDVSRLSSFFDTIHQDPTLADVKLIAEPWDVGEGGYQVGQFPVLWAEWNGKYRDTMRRFWKGDPGQLSDFANRLTGSSDLYQFDGRKPYASINFLTAHDGFTLADLVSYNEKHNEANKDDNKDGTNDNDSWNMGAEGPTDNEDVNRLRERQMRNFLATLMLSQGVPMLNGGDDIARSQCGNNNCYCQDNELTWHDWNLDEPRKRLLDFTGKLIHFRLAHPNLHRRKFFQDREIRKKGENILVQDIAWFNTDGNQVSDEVWNTTWNRSIAILLNGQTLQAVDEGGVPIQDDSFILVVNAAQDGVEFSLPSSPAGRPWLQVIDTENVEDPFVKMTVADKIIIGGRSLKLLSDAAAD
- a CDS encoding BON domain-containing protein, which gives rise to MRITKTKFITHLPFVLLLAGSIFASVAAVAQSSQSDATLQSEIINKALNKSKLKNIHVSLNDGVATLTGTVEVFDLKEEADRRVHRIKGVQAVRNNIEVAGPQIPDGELEQKLVKAISYDRVGYGTTPFNAIAVNVQNGAVTLTGHAYGPVDADSAAAVAANTPGVKDVINEIQVDPLSPMDDRIRLQVFRSIYGFPSLNKYAMDPAKPIRISVQNGNVTLYGVVDNKADKDAANIRANSVFGVFKVTNDLQVAGSTNKD